In the genome of Impatiens glandulifera unplaced genomic scaffold, dImpGla2.1, whole genome shotgun sequence, one region contains:
- the LOC124918467 gene encoding dirigent protein 22-like, which translates to MATNNMQIFILIAILFVCNFSEAKKTKIVHVEFYMHDIVGGPNPSAVRVAGQSSNITGLNPITSMYGSVFVMDNALTSTPSLNSTLMGRAQGIYVMASQHNEFSLLMTLTYHFIQGSYNGSSFSVVGRNPVMNETREMPIVGGTGVFRMARGYCLAKTYSMDQMDAVVGYNVTIFHY; encoded by the coding sequence ATGGCTACCAATAACATGCAAATTTTCATCCTAATTGCAATTTTATTTGTGTGTAATTTCTCAGAGGCCAAGAAGACTAAAATTGTGCATGTCGAGTTCTATATGCACGACATTGTGGGTGGCCCCAATCCTAGTGCAGTTCGAGTGGCTGGCCAGTCTTCTAATATAACTGGGCTTAACCCGATCACTAGTATGTATGGGTCCGTTTTTGTCATGGATAATGCTCTGACGTCCACTCCTAGTTTAAACTCAACCCTTATGGGTCGTGCACAAGGAATATATGTCATGGCTTCGCAACATAACGAGTTTAGTCTTTTAATGACTCTTACATATCACTTTATTCAAGGATCTTACAACGGTAGCTCGTTTAGTGTGGTTGGTAGGAATCCAGTTATGAATGAGACCCGAGAGATGCCCATAGTTGGAGGTACGGGTGTTTTTAGGATGGCACGTGGATATTGTTTGGCTAAGACATACTCAATGGACCAAATGGATGCGGTGGTAGGGTATAATGTCACTATTTTTCATTACTAG